The stretch of DNA TTCGGCCTGGCGAAGGTCGAGGCGAGCGCGGCGCTCGCCCAGAAGGGCGAGGAGGTTTCCCAGCTCGCGACCGCCGTCGGCTCCGGCCCGCTCACGACGGCGGGGACGGTCATGGGGACCGTCCATTACATGTCTCCGGAACAGACCCGCGGCCAGCTGACCGACGCGCGCACCGATCTGTTTTCGCTCGGGGCCGTCCTGTACCAGATGGCGACGGGCGACCTGCCGTTCCAGGGGGACACCGACGCCGTCGTCTACGAGGCGATCCTGAACCGCGATCCGAAGCCCCTGGCGGAGGCCAATCCCTCGATGCCTTCGGGGCTCGGCCAGATCCTCGAGAAGGCGCTCGAGAAGGATCGGCAGATGCGGTACCAGACGGCGACGGAGCTGAAGACCGACCTGATGCGGCTCCGGCGCAAGCTCGACTCGGGGGAGAAGCGCGCCGCGGGGCTTTCCGATTCGAAGAGCGGCGTCGAGAAACCGGCGGAGAAATCGGTCGCCGTCCTCTATTTCGAGAACCTGAGCGGCGCCAAGGAAGACGAGTACTTCCGCGACGGGATCACCGAAGACATCATCACCGAGCTCTCGAAGATCGAGGGGCTGAAGATCAACCCCCGATCGATGGTGCTCGCCTTCCGCGACAAGCCGGTCACGTCTTCGCAGGTCGGCCAGCAGCTCGGATCGTCCTTCGTCCTCGAGGGGAGCATTCGGCGCGCGGGAGACCGGCTGCGCATCACGACTCAGCTCGTCGACACGGCGACGGGATACCCGGTCTGGTCGGAGCGATACGACCGCGAGATGAAGGACGTCTTCGAGGTCCAGGACGAGATCGCGCGCAAGATCGCCGAGGCGCTCCGCATCAAGCTGTCGCGGCAGGAGCAGGAAGCGATCGCCGCGAAGCCCACCGACAACCTCCAGGCCTACGACCTGTACCTCCGCGGACGCAGCTATGCGAGGCGCCTGACGCGGCAGGATCTCGAGTTCGCGCTGCAGATGCTCGAGAACGCCGTCACGCAGGACCCGAACTTCGCGCTCGCCTACGCGGCGATCGCGAACGTGTGCGCCTACTACCACGCCCACTACGCCCGAGAGGACGTGTGGATCCATCGGGCCCGCGCCGCGGCGGAGCGCGCCATGACGCTGAAGCCGGACGTGCCGGAAGTGATGGTCGCGCAGGCGTGGATCCTGTACGCGCGCGGGCAGTACGACGAGATGATC from Thermoanaerobaculia bacterium encodes:
- a CDS encoding protein kinase, which encodes METLVGQTVAHYRIVGLLGSGGMGAVYEAEDTDLGRHVAIKVLSANLQDDAPMLERFKREARAASSLNHPGICTVYSIEQYQGRPFIVMELIKGATLAERMGRQPMPIAQILDYGTQIADALESAHSKGIAHRDLKPANLMINDRGQVKILDFGLAKVEASAALAQKGEEVSQLATAVGSGPLTTAGTVMGTVHYMSPEQTRGQLTDARTDLFSLGAVLYQMATGDLPFQGDTDAVVYEAILNRDPKPLAEANPSMPSGLGQILEKALEKDRQMRYQTATELKTDLMRLRRKLDSGEKRAAGLSDSKSGVEKPAEKSVAVLYFENLSGAKEDEYFRDGITEDIITELSKIEGLKINPRSMVLAFRDKPVTSSQVGQQLGSSFVLEGSIRRAGDRLRITTQLVDTATGYPVWSERYDREMKDVFEVQDEIARKIAEALRIKLSRQEQEAIAAKPTDNLQAYDLYLRGRSYARRLTRQDLEFALQMLENAVTQDPNFALAYAAIANVCAYYHAHYAREDVWIHRARAAAERAMTLKPDVPEVMVAQAWILYARGQYDEMIAIVRSVVARKSDCEGAYYLLLRGLYASGKYQEVANIAEQAIEASGTDYNVYVPIMNSLGALGKAEAKKNVRQRLIQA